The genomic segment TGGACGAGAGGACGGCGCGAGGGCCGCCCGGCGGTTCAGGGGACGGAGGTCGGGCGGGAGGGATGCGCCGTCACAAGGGCGACATTCGGCCGGGCGCCCGGCGGCGGTGGAACGGCCCCGGCCGCCGCGGTGCAGGTCCGCCCGACGTCGCCACCGCGCTCGCTCCAGGTCTTCGGCGCCATGCCGGTCACGCGCAGGAATTCGCGGTTGAAGTTGGACTTGGTGCCGAAGCCGCTCGCCAGCATCGCCTCGGTGACGCCGTCGCCGGCGTCGAGGCGGGCGCAGGCGTGGCGGACGCGCCAGCCGTTGACGAGGCGCGAGACGTTCTCGCCGGTCGCCCGGTTGACCGCGGCAGAGACCTGCTTGGCCGGCAGCGTCAGCCGGCGCGCGAGTCGGGCGAGGGTGAGGTCGGGGTCGAGATAGAGCCGGGTCTCGGCCATCAGTGCGTCGATCCGCGCCATCAGAGCGGCGTCGGCGGCGGCGATCTCCGGGGCGGTGGCGGCGGGGACGGCGGTCTCGTCCTCCTCCTCGGCCGCGGCGGCCGGCGGCGCGGCGAGCACGCCGGAGAGGGTGAGGAGGCCGATGCCGAGGAGGTTGCCGACGGTGAGCACCACCACGATCCACGGCCGCAGCCAGTCCGCCCCCGCGCCCATCGCCGCGGCCATGGCGACGTCGCCGACGGCGGAGAACAGGAGCGCGCCGGCGATCGCCCGCCAGACGAGTCCGGGCCGCTCGCCGGTGGCGAGCGACAGCCGCGGCGTCGCGTCGGCGCCGGCCCGGAGCCGCCACAGCAGAGCGCCAGCGTAGACCACGAAGACGGTGGGGATCAGGACGTCGAGGAGGAGAGGGGCGGTCAGGGTCGTGAACAGGGTGAAGGCCGGCACGGCGGCGTGCCAGAGGTCGCGGCCGGGATCGAACGGGCGCACGGCGGTGACCTGGAAGACGATCCAGGCGAGCGGCGGGATCATCGCCGCCGTCACCGGCTGGATCGGCAGGAACACCCGGTAGGACAGGATCACCGCCTGGATCGCGATGGCGCCGAGGAGGACGGCGAAGGCGGCGGGGCGGTCGCGCAGCACCAGGATGCGGAGGGCGAGATAGCCGAACACGACGGCGACGAACATCGGGACGGGCAGGACCGGCATGGGGCTCCCTCGGGGTGGACGGCGCCAGAATGGTCCGACATCCGCTTCCGGGCGACCTCTTTCCGGTTCGAGGACGCGGCCGCGGCGGAAAACCTGCGATCGGAGCGGCACGGGCATCCCGCCCGACGGAACGAGACGCCGATGTTCGACCTCCTCCTCGCCGCCATCCGGGCGGTGCCGCCGCTCCTCTCCGCCGCCCTCGCGGCGGCCACCCCGCTCCACGCCGCCGACGCCGTGCCCGGCTACGACCGCTTCGACGTCGCGGCCGCGCACCGCTCCGGCCTCGTGGCCGCCTCGGTGTGGTATCCCGCCGGCCCCGGCGGCAACCCGGGCCTCGTCGGTGACAACGCCGTGTTCCGCGGCACCCGCGTC from the Oharaeibacter diazotrophicus genome contains:
- a CDS encoding AraC family transcriptional regulator; the protein is MPVLPVPMFVAVVFGYLALRILVLRDRPAAFAVLLGAIAIQAVILSYRVFLPIQPVTAAMIPPLAWIVFQVTAVRPFDPGRDLWHAAVPAFTLFTTLTAPLLLDVLIPTVFVVYAGALLWRLRAGADATPRLSLATGERPGLVWRAIAGALLFSAVGDVAMAAAMGAGADWLRPWIVVVLTVGNLLGIGLLTLSGVLAAPPAAAAEEEDETAVPAATAPEIAAADAALMARIDALMAETRLYLDPDLTLARLARRLTLPAKQVSAAVNRATGENVSRLVNGWRVRHACARLDAGDGVTEAMLASGFGTKSNFNREFLRVTGMAPKTWSERGGDVGRTCTAAAGAVPPPPGARPNVALVTAHPSRPTSVP